GTCCCTTACGTCCGCGCACCACGGGTGCCAGCAGGTTGATCTTTTGACCGCGGAACCGTTCAAAAATATTTTCAACAATTTCCTCCTCGCTCCACTTTACCATTTTCTTCCCGGTATTATACGAATAGGCTTCGCCGACACGGGCAAACAGCAACCGGAAAAAATCATACACTTCAGTAATGGTGCCCACGGTAGAACGGGGGTTTTTGTTGGTTGTTTTCTGTTCGATAGAAATCACGGGAGAAAGCCCGGTGATCTTGTCTACATCCGGACGTTCCATATCCCCGATAAACTGCCGGGCATAAGCGCCGAATGTTTCCATATAGCGGCGCTGCCCCTCAGAATAAATCGTGTCAAAAGCCAGGGATGATTTGCCACTGCCACTGATGCCTGTGATCACCACCAGCTCGTTTTTCGGAATCGAAATATCAATATTCTTCAAATTGTGCACCCGCGCGCCGGATACCTCAATTACTTCATTTTCAGCTTTCAATTGTATATGAATTTGGAATGACGGTAAAAAACAAGGCACAAACCTACATAAATTTTCTTTCCCAATCCGGGAAAGAAACCGAAATCGGAAACGAAAAACCGTCCCGCGATTTTTTCACCCAGGAAAAGGGGCTCCGGTGTTTCCGGAGTTGCAATTCCTGGTTCGGGAAGTACTAGGAATCAACGGTACAGATCATAAGCAAAAATTAAAATATATATTTTTCAGGGCAAACGCCCGGTTTGGCATAATAATTTCAGTAACTAGAATAATTTGAATCATTTTTAAATAAAACGTATTTATGAAAAAAAGGTCGTTTCTTACATTCTTTTTAGCAATAGCCATTGCGATGGCAACGGTTGCTCAAACAAGCACTACTCCTGAAGTTCCAAAAAATTATAAACCACAACCCAAGGAATTACTTCCCATGCCAGACTCGATGACTGAAAACGAAATATTTCCGGTACTGGGCAATTTTGATGTAACCGACAAAAAAGGAACCACTTCGCATGTAACCATCACCAGGGATGGAGAAAACAAAGGCATTGTTTGGGTAAGCGGACTGCCCCAGGGAAAATTCAAAGCCCTGATCAAAGACGCACCCGCAACCTATAAGATCCCCGCTCAAAAAACCCTGGCGAACGACGAAGATGCCATGGCTACAACCGAAGCGGATGATGCAGCAGCTACAAAAACAAAAAGTAAAGTCGTAAGCGGGCGTGCCATCCAGGAAGGCACTCTTATTTTTGACAAAGATGCCAACACCCTGTATGTAAATATCGGCAACAAATACAACGAGGAACAACCCGCTGCAGTTTTTCCCGAAATGACCGTTACAGAAGAGGCCGCCGCCACCAACGAAACAGAGGCTACTGACGATACTACTAAAAAACCCAAAAAGACCACCACTAAAAAACCGGTGATCAAGGGCGTTACCTATACCGGCACTAAAACAGATGCGCCGGCAGCAGCCGTTGAGGCGGCACCTGCCCAGAATTAATCCGGATCAATAAAAATGTTAAAATCAAAGGGTTGTCTGAATACAGGCAACCCTTTTTGATGGAAACAGGTCTTTATTCCAAACTGTCAAATTTTCAAACTTCGTTTTGGCATATTATTTGGCAAAACTTGAATATCAAAAGAAAAAACATGAAACAACTGAGAAATTTATCCCTGGGAATCGCATTAACCGGTTTAACCCTTGCAGGTTGCGACTCCATGAACCGGACTCAAAAAGGGGCCATTATCGGAACCGGAGGGGGCGCTGCTATGGGAGCCGTAATTGGTAAAGCGGCAGGTAATGCAGGTCTTGGCGCTATTATCGGAGCTACCGTAGGCGGTGTAACCGGTGCCATTATTGGTAAAAAAATGGACAAACAGGCAGAGGAGATCAAGCAACAGGTGCCCGGTGCTAAAGTAGAACGGGTAGGCGAAGGAATCACCGTAGAATTTAACAGTGCCGTGCTGTTTGGCTTTGACCAGTCTTCCCTTTCCGGAGCGGCTCAAAACACCCTGAACGATCTGATTACAATCCTGAATAAATACCCCGATACCGACCTGGAGATCCAGGGCCATACGGACAATACCGGTACTGCCAAATACAACCAGGCCTTATCGGAAAGAAGGGCATCCAGCGTAGCCAACTACCTGGGCTCTCATGGCATTTCCCTGGAGCGCATGACCACTAAGGGATATGGCTTCAGTGTTCCCAAGTACTCTAATGATACCCCCGACGGCCGGGCACAGAACCGTCGTGTGGAATTTGTGATCTCTGCGAATGAAAAGATGAAAGCAGATGCAGCCACAGAAGCCAAAAAAGGATAATTGCCTAACACAAACATTGATTATTAAACCTATATTTTATGAAAAAGAAGAATCAGTTATTGAAAGCGTTAATGGTAGCCGCTGCGGTGAGTATATCGGGTGCAGCAATGTCGCAGGTAGAGATCGGTCTTCGCGCAGGCGCTAATTTTTCAAATGCCACTATCAAAGATGCCAACGGTAAAAAAGCAGATACCAAACTGAACCCGGGCTGGCATGCCGGAGTAACCTTTGATATTCCGGTAGCGGATGAGTTCTATGTGCAGCCGGGCGCCTTGTTTAGCACGAAAGGTTTTAAAACTTCCGGTAGTGGAAACATTGGCGGAGCCAGCTTTAGCGGAGAATCAAAATGGAATGCTTCTTATATTGAAGTACCGGTTAATTTCATTTACAAACCCGAGCTTGGAACAGGAAAATTATTACTGGGCGCTGGACCTTATGTAGCTTATGGCATTGGTGGTAAATTAAAGACAACGGGCGACTTCTCCTGGGGCGGTGTAAGCGGCAGCAGTTCAGACAGCAGGGATCTTGAATTCAAAAATGATTACAAGGACGGATCTGACAATAAAGTCATTTATGGCAAACCATTTGACGCCGGTGCGAACCTGCTCTTTGGTTATGAATTCGCCAACAAACTGTCCTTTCAGTTAAACGGGCAACTGGGTCTTGTGAATATTGTACCCAAAAATGATGGTACAAAACCTGATGCCAAAATGAAAAACTCCGGATTTGGAATTTCCGTTGGATATAAATTCTAAAGTACCGTTAGTCCACAACTCATGAAACATAGAGCCACCCCCTGGGGTGGCTTTTAATTTTAACCAAACTTTGCATAAGTGCCTTACAGAACTTTTCGAAAACCAGGCTAACTTAACACCATTAAAACAACCCATTTTATTTTCTGCTTATGAAAACTATAAAACAATCGCTTTGTTTCCTGGTCTGCAGCGTATGTTGTTTATATGGTTTATCTGCGAGGGGGCAGGTTACAGTTAGCATGAGGGCAGGTTTTAATGCATCCAAAGTAGTCTGGAAGGAAACGCGTAACGGCGCCGCTATCAAAAACAAATTCAACCCCGGTTATCAGCTTGGTCTGCTCACTCATATACCTCTGTCGCTAAACCAACATGCCATTACCCTGCAAACTGGGTTACAGTTCAGCACCAAGGGATACCGGCAGGATTACGGCGATGAAACCCGCTACGGTGTTTTATGCGTTACTCCCTGGTATATAGAGCTGCCGTTAAACCTTATCTATTACC
The sequence above is a segment of the Niabella agricola genome. Coding sequences within it:
- a CDS encoding porin family protein; protein product: MKKKNQLLKALMVAAAVSISGAAMSQVEIGLRAGANFSNATIKDANGKKADTKLNPGWHAGVTFDIPVADEFYVQPGALFSTKGFKTSGSGNIGGASFSGESKWNASYIEVPVNFIYKPELGTGKLLLGAGPYVAYGIGGKLKTTGDFSWGGVSGSSSDSRDLEFKNDYKDGSDNKVIYGKPFDAGANLLFGYEFANKLSFQLNGQLGLVNIVPKNDGTKPDAKMKNSGFGISVGYKF
- a CDS encoding OmpA family protein translates to MKQLRNLSLGIALTGLTLAGCDSMNRTQKGAIIGTGGGAAMGAVIGKAAGNAGLGAIIGATVGGVTGAIIGKKMDKQAEEIKQQVPGAKVERVGEGITVEFNSAVLFGFDQSSLSGAAQNTLNDLITILNKYPDTDLEIQGHTDNTGTAKYNQALSERRASSVANYLGSHGISLERMTTKGYGFSVPKYSNDTPDGRAQNRRVEFVISANEKMKADAATEAKKG
- a CDS encoding outer membrane beta-barrel protein, with protein sequence MKTIKQSLCFLVCSVCCLYGLSARGQVTVSMRAGFNASKVVWKETRNGAAIKNKFNPGYQLGLLTHIPLSLNQHAITLQTGLQFSTKGYRQDYGDETRYGVLCVTPWYIELPLNLIYYLPGDIERFFIGAGGYFAWGVGGRWTQQYKSAWGWNTGAIEYTDLSNQDPDDDKFNYGRRADLGVNLLAGVNISPSIYMQLNGQVGLRNIAPLENKKLTSEEFRNMGLSFAVGYNFQ